In a single window of the Rhineura floridana isolate rRhiFlo1 chromosome 3, rRhiFlo1.hap2, whole genome shotgun sequence genome:
- the S1PR2 gene encoding sphingosine 1-phosphate receptor 2 has translation MGNIYEFYFNKSKIVEHYNYTKDKLEIDENPSLPFVTIAIIVLCCFIILENLLVLLSVWRNKKFHSAMFIFIGNLAFSDLLAGSAFIANVVLSGPATFCLTPVQWFVREGTAFATLAASVFSLLAIAIERHVAITKVKVYSSDKNCRMVLLIGACWVISAAIGGLPILGWNCMADLNQCSTVLPLYSKHYIVFVVTIFTAILFSIVVLYVRIYRIVRSSHAEMAGSQTIALLRTVTFVLGAFIICWLPAFIILLIDASCGRKSCTILYKSKYFFAFATLNSAINPLIYTLRSKDMRKEFLRVLCCWGMMGQGKPSERCMIPLRSSSSLDRCTQKQDLPTSPFMKEHSTFV, from the coding sequence ATGGGGAACATCTATGAATTCTACTTCAACAAGAGCAAGATTGTGGAGCATTACAACTACACCAAGGATAAGCTGGAGATCGACGAGAACCCTTCGCTGCCATTCGTCACCATTGCCATTATTGTGCTTTGCTGCTTTATTATCCTGGAGAATCTGCTGGTGCTTCTGTCTGTCTGGAGGAACAAGAAGTTCCACTCGGCCATGTTCATCTTCATTGGCAACCTGGCCTTTTCAGACTTGCTGGCCGGCTCAGCCTTCATTGCCAATGTTGTGCTCTCAGGGCCAGCCACATTCTGCCTCACCCCAGTGCAGTGGTTTGTGCGAGAGGGCACAGCCTTTGCCACATTGGCAGCCTCAGTCTTCAGTCTGTTGGCCATTGCTATAGAGCGGCATGTGGCCATCACAAAGGTGAAGGTCTACAGCAGCGACAAGAACTGCCGGATGGTGCTTCTGATTGGGGCCTGCTGGGTCATCTCGGCAGCCATCGGGGGGTTGCCCATCCTTGGCTGGAACTGCATGGCTGACCTTAACCAGTGCTCCACTGTCTTACCACTTTACTCCAAACACTACATCGTCTTTGTGGTCACCATCTTCACTGCCATCCTCTTCTCTATCGTGGTCCTCTACGTCCGGATCTATCGCATTGTCCGTTCCAGCCATGCTGAGATGGCTGGCTCCCAGACTATAGCCTTGCTTAGGACGGTCACCTTTGTCCTGGGGGCCTTCATCATCTGCTGGCTGCCTGCCTTCATCATCCTCTTGATAGACGCTTCGTGCGGAAGGAAGTCTTGCACCATCCTTTACAAGTCAAAATATTTCTTTGCCTTTGCTACCCTCAATTCAGCCATCAACCCTCTCATCTACACCCTCCGCAGCAAGGACATGAGGAAGGAATTCCTCCGAGTGCTCTGCTGCTGGGGGATGATGGGGCAGGGGAAGCCTTCGGAGCGTTGCATGATTCCCCTCCGCAGTTCCAGTTCCTTGGACAGATGCACCCAAAAACAGGACCTTCCCACTTCACCTTTCATGAAGGAGCATTCCACATTTGTGTGA